A portion of the Aerosakkonema funiforme FACHB-1375 genome contains these proteins:
- a CDS encoding response regulator translates to MTDDELNIRQIVKACLESLGGWEVVLAASAQEGLVKAVSEKPDAILLDVMMPEMDGLVLLRQLQVNPVTQSIPVVFLTGRLSLTEPQRFQRLGVKGSIAKPFNSLTLVPQIANALGWNLQT, encoded by the coding sequence TTGACTGATGACGAACTTAATATCCGACAAATCGTGAAAGCTTGCCTGGAATCACTAGGAGGTTGGGAAGTAGTCTTAGCGGCTTCGGCTCAAGAGGGTTTAGTTAAGGCAGTTTCTGAGAAACCCGATGCCATTCTACTTGATGTGATGATGCCAGAGATGGATGGTTTGGTTCTGTTGCGACAGCTACAAGTCAATCCGGTAACTCAGTCAATCCCAGTGGTGTTTTTGACCGGAAGGCTGAGTTTGACCGAACCACAACGGTTTCAGCGGTTGGGGGTCAAAGGTTCGATCGCTAAACCTTTTAATTCTCTCACGCTGGTTCCCCAAATTGCTAACGCGCTCGGCTGGAACCTCCAAACCTAG